TGGGGGATGTAGAGCATGTCATAGGTGAAGCCGTCCGCGTCCGGTGCATGCCCATCGTGCACCGCGCCAGGCTCGATAAGAATCGCCTGACCGGGGCTGCTAGTGTGAAGCGAGCGGCGGCAGTGAAAGCGCTGTAGCCCTTGGCGCGTTACGCCAACGAGAACTTCATCGTGGTCGTGAGGATCGTAAGCGTGGCCGGAAAAGTGTGCGCTGACGCTTTCTATGCCAGTTTCGCCGTCGCGTTGGAGTTCCAGCCAGTCAGTAGAGGTCGTAGAGGTGTTCATTTTGTCCATAGTACAGCACGCGTATTTTGCTGTTATACCGCATTTCAAGAGAACACAGAAAAGAGATTGACGTAAAAAAGCGTGTTAATGAGAGTCACCATAGAATGATTTTTCCGATATTTGATTAAAAAACCATCGGACAAACAGGATTACAGAAGGGTTAAAACGCGGTATAATGCACGCCCTGTTATTTTTAATTAGCTGAAAATAACCAGATTTTATTCCCCACGACGCCTGTGAAGGCGACAGCAGAGGTTGCTCAATGAGCGAAAAGCTACAAAAGGTATTGGCCAACTCTGGTCATGGTTCCCGTAGAGAACTTGAGACGATGATTCAGGCCGGGCGCATTAGCGTCGACGGTAAAATCGCAACACTGGGCGATCGCGTTACCGTTATACCAGGAATGAAGGTACGCATTGACGGCCACATTGTTGCCATTCGCGAAACCGAAGAGACAATTTGCCGTGTTCTGGCCTACTACAAGCCGGAAGGGGAACTCTGTACACGTAAAGATCCTGAAGGTCGCCCAACCGTATTTGAACGCCTGCCTAAAATGCGCGGCGCACGCTGGATTGCCGTAGGGCGCCTAGATGTCAATACTTCAGGCCTGCTGTTGTTTACAACAGACGGCGAGCTGGCGAACCGACTGATGCACCCGAGCCAAGAGGTTGAGCGCGAGTACGCCGTCAGGGTGTTCGGTAAAGTTGATGATGAAAAGCTCAACAGCCTGAAAAAGGGCGTTCAGCTTGAAGACGGCGTAGCGTCATTCCGCTCGATTAGCTATCAGGGCGGTGAAGGCATGAACCAGTGGTACAACGTGACTCTGACTGAGGGGCGCAACCGCGAAGTTCGCCGACTGTGGGAAGCCGTTGAGGTTCAGGTGAGCCGTCTGATCCGCGTACGCTACGGCGATCTCGGCTTGCCAAAAGGCTTACCTCGCGGCGGCTGGATTGAGTTAGATCTGGATAAGGTTAACTATCTGCGCGAGCTGGTCGGTCTCCGGGCGGAAACGGAAACCAAACTGGCACCGGAACGCGATCGTCGTCGCACAAAAGCCAATCAAATCCGTCGGGCTGTGAAGAAACACAGCCAGCGGCCATCGTCTCGAAGAGGAAGCACCTCTCGGCGATAGAATCAAAACGGCGCTCACAGTAGCGCCTTTTTTTATATTATTAATCATCTCGTTATATTCTCTTCCTGACCACTCAACGCTTTCCTATTTCTATTTTTCTTCCAGTAATTTCCACTTCAACTTTGTGATCTATGTCCGCGTTTCCAGTTTATTTCCACTTTGAAGCGGAAAAACTCAATCTCCTAACGTGACGTTAACAAGTGTAGTGTGGCCCACATAGGAAAAGGCAGAGCAGCGTTTGGCGTGCCCTCTGCTGTTTACGACTATATTTACCTTTGAATCTAGAGACACACAGCATGAGTAATATTCGTTTCGACATGAGTAAAGACAACCTAGAGCCGGAAGAAGTAACAAAAACGCTTTTGGCCACTATCGACGACTGGCTGAAAGAGGAAGGTGCCTATACCACCGACGTACAGGGGCAGATGTTGGCTTCTCACGTTAAGGCCATGGTGATGCGAGCGAAAACCGGTGAACCGCTACCGGAAGTGGATCGCTCTCTGTTTGAAGAAATCTCTGATGAGTCAATGCGGTTAGCAGAGCGTGCAGTGGACATGCTGCCAGGGCTGCCGATTGAAGAGGCTTATTTGCTGTCCGTCCATTTTGAAATTGCGCGTTCAAACGCATAACCCAACCCTACGGGAGAGAGAAGTATGAAACAAGTTGTTGTCGTTATTGGCGATCGTTTAGGCAAAGGCCAGAAAGTTGCAGCGGGCGTAGAGGCTGCGGGTGGTAAGGCTATCGTTATTCCCGGCGTTGCCGCGGACATGAAACTGGGTGACGTGATGAACGCAGAAAAAGGGGACATCGGTATCTCTTTCTGCGGCAGCGGCGGCGCAGGCGCCATCACAGCACAGAACAAGTACGGCTACAAAGTGCGCCACGGTATGCGTTCTATTGAAGAAGGCGAAACAGCGCTGGCAGACGGCTGCACAGTGCTGGGTTTTGGCTTTATGGATAAGGAAGAGCTGGGCGAGCGCCTGGTGAAAGCCTTCATCAAAAAATACGGCGAGGCCTAATGAAAGAGCGTCTTGAAACATCGGTTCGCGTCAGCGGTCGTGGAGACACAAAACAAAAGGCAATCGCCGACGCGCTTAGCGCCGTACAGCGTACGGTACTGAAAGAGAGCAGCAACATTATCCTGAGGATTGAGCCGGTAGACGTCGAGGTCGTACAGGCAACGGTAAAAGTGACAAACGAAAAATTTCTGTTTTTCTTTTTACCGCGCAAGCGCGAGCTCTACTCCGTTGTTTTAGACGTGGCTTTAGACGTAACCCTACTCAATGTGCAAGAGATTCACTTCGACGCGGCTTAGCAAGCGTTTGAAGTGTATTAGAGGAAAAACCAATGGATGCATCTACCACTTATTCTGTGTTTGAGATCCTGATTAAATCATTGATTATCGGTGGTCTCTGCGGTTTTGGACTAGGGGCAGGCGCAGCGCGCATGTTCCATGCGCCAACCGTACAGGGAATGGGGGCTTTCCGTACACTGGGAGAGCTTAACTCCTGTGAAGGCGATCCCGCTTCTCACTTCTCTTTTGGTCTGGGCTTCTTCTTTAACGCCTGGGCTTCATCAGTTGCTGCGGGTGCGTTCACCCAAGACGTTGACCACCGCATTATCCCTAACTGGGGTGCGGCAGCGCTGATGATCAAAAATCGCAACGTGGCGGAAACGCTGCACAATCCGAAAAAAATGGCTATTGCCTGCGGCATCATCGGTGCCCTTGTGGTGGCATTCCTGAACACCACGGCTTCTGCGGTGCCTGCATCGCTGCAAACAACGGCAACTAACGTGCTGGTGCCTGCGGCTAACCTGCTGGTTAACACCGTGATGCCCGTGATCTTCTGGCTGGCTGCAATGGACGCCGGTCGTCGCTCTGGCTTTTGGGCGACGCTGTTTGGCGGCTGTGCGCAGCTGATTATGGGTAACGCGATCCCTGGGCTGGTACTGGGCATTCTTATCGGTAAAGGCGTTGACGACAACGGTTGGAACAAAGTCACGCGTACCATGATGGTTGCTGTGATCCTGCTGTTCGTGCTGAGCGGTTTCTTCCGCGGCTTCGACGTTAAGCTGCTGCAGTCGTTCATGCTGGGCGTGCCCGATTGGCTACAGAACGTTCATAACGTACTGAGCGGCAAGTAATTCTATTAATGCTCTCAATAATTCGAGTTGTATGCAGCCAAGACTCATTCAGCTTGAAGTATGACGGGCAGAGACGCGGGATTGAATAATGAATACTGAATTAAAAAACGACTTTTGGTACGCAGAGTGGACGTTTCCTCTCTTCGTCGGACTGCTGTCGGCGGGGGTATTCGCCGGTACGCACATGTATGTAGTTTACGGCTTTGGTGCCTTTAACGAAGTGGCGTTTGTCGCCATGCTGCGCTCCGGTATTGATACCGGTGTTTACGGCGCGGTGGCGGCGTTTGGTGCAAGTTTCCTGTTTGCCCGAATCATTGAAGGCTCTCTGGTAGGGATCCTCGATATCGGCGGTGCTATTCAGACGGGGCTTGGTCTAGGCGTTCCTGCACTGCTGCTGGCGGGTGGGTTTGACTATCTTGTCACTAACTTCTATGCGGCGCTGGTTGTCGGCATGGTGTTGGGTATCGCGGTAGGTGCCGTGATTATCTTGGCGCGTAAGTTCACCGTTGGTCAGGGTAACTCGACGTTCGGTGCAGACGTCATGATGGGGGCAGGTAACACCTCCGGTCGCTTCCTTGGTCCGTTGATTATCTTAGCCGCCATGGCCGCGTCGATTCCTATCGGCATCGGTTCACTGATTGGCTCGCTGATTTTCTACGTGTGGAAAAAGCCAGTCGCCGGTGGCGCAATCCTTGGAGCAATGGTCTTCGGCTATTTCTTCCCATTGGTTGCGGCGTAAGTAAATTGACAGAGAGGTGAGCAGATATCATGAATGATTTAATTATCAGACAGGCAAGGCGTACAGAGGGCGATGTAGTTGACATCGTCATCCATGAGGGAAAAATCAGCGCTGTCGGACCCGACGTTGCCAAAGGGCAAACGGCCAAAAAGCAGATTGACCTGAACGGAAAGTACTTTATCAGCGCCGGCTGGATAGACGCTCACACTCACTGCTGTCCGTCTTCGCCCATTTATTTTGACGAACCGGATCTGGCCGGCGCCGCCTGTGGGGTGACAACCGTCATCGATGCAGGCAGCGTCGGTGCAGATGACGTAGACAGCTTCTTTTTACAGGCCAAAGCCGCTAAAACGAACGTCTACTCTTTTCTGAATATCGCCCGTATCGGCATCATTGCGCAAAATGAGCTGTCCGATATGAGCAAAATTGACAACGATGCTCTCCAAAAGGCGGTTAAACGCCATCCTGATTTTGTTGTCGGCATCAAGGCGCGCATGAGCAAAAGCGTCGTGGGTGAGAACGGTATTAAGCCGCTGCTTGCCGCTAAAGAGATGCAAAAAGAGAACGGGCTGCCGCTGATGGTGCACATTGGCAACAACCCGCCAAATTTGGACGAGATCGCCGATCTGCTGACGAAAGGCGACATTATTACCCACTGCTTTAACGGTAAGCCAAACCGGATCCTGAATGAGCAGGGGCAGCTTAAAGAATCCATCAAACGCGCACTGGCACGCGGTGTGATCCTCGACGTCGGCCACGGAGGAGAAAGTTTTAGCTTTTCTGTCGCCGAACAGGCTATGAAGATTGGCACCTATCCAGACCTTATTAGCTCTGACATCTACCATAAAAACCGCATTAACGGCCCGGTCTTTAGTCTGGCGGCGGTAATGACCAAGTTCCTGTGTATGGGATTCTCCCCTAAACAGATCGTCGACTGCGTGACAGTGAAAGCGGCAGATCTGCTGCGACTGAAGGGTAAAGGGCGTTTGACCGTCGGCGACGATGCTGACATTACCGTGTTTGATATTAAAGAAGAGCGCGTAGAGCTCTCCGACGCGGAAGGCCAGGTCAGAACCGGTACATATCGATTTATTCCTCTGGCGGCGATTGTCGCTGGGGAAAGTATTGCAACTAAAGAAGGTGAGTCCGACTATGCCATCAATTTATGAGAAGTATCAGCTGCGTGAAGTGATCAACGCCTCTGGGCGTATGACTATTCTTGGCGTGTCAACGCCAAAGCCAGAAGTGGCGAATGAAGTTCACTTTGGCCTGAACCAGTATTTTGAAATGAAAGATCTGGTCAACAAGACCGGTGCCTATATTGCAGGCCTGCTGGGTGTAGAAGATGCGGTTGTGGTGTCTTGCGCTTCGGCGGGAATTGCCCAGTCAGTGGCGGCAGTTATCGTGAAGGACGATGCTGACCTGCTGTTTAATCTCCACAGTTCAGACAAACAAGTGCCAAGGGAAATCGTGATCCCAAAAGGGCACAACGTTAACTTTGGCGCACCGGTAGACACCATGGTGTCTCTGGGGGGCGGTAAAGTTATCGAGGCGGGCTTTGCCAACGAGTGCAGTGCCGATCAGCTGGAAGCGAAAATTACCTCTCAAACCGCAGCCATTCTGTATATCAAGTCTCACCATACAGTACAAAAAAGCATGCTGTCAGTGGCCGATGCTGCTGCAGTTGCCAAGCGCTACTGTCTGCCGCTTATTGTTGACGCTGCAGCGGAAGAAGACTTGAAAGCCTATTACGCAATGGGCGCAGATCTGGTGATTTACAGCGGAGCGAAGGCGATAGAAGGCCCAACAAGCGGCCTAGTTATTGGTAAAAAACAGTACGTTGAATGGGTTAAGTTACAGGGTAACGGTATCGGCCGCGCCATGAAAGTGGGAAAAGAGGGCATTCTTGGCCTGACGCTGGCGATTGAACTCTACCTGACCTCTGCCAAAGAAACGGGTCAGGAGATGGTGGAAAAAATGACACCGTTTATTGACGAGCTCAACGGCATCAAGGGCATTTCTGCCAAAGTCGTGTGGGACGGCGCAGGCCGTGACATCGCGCGTACTGAAATTTCGTTTGATGAGAAAGTGATTGGTAAAACGACCGTCGCTTTGATGAAAGCCCTTAAGCAGGGTTCTACCGCTATCTATTTTCGTGAATACAAAGCGAATGAAGGCAAAGTTGAAGCTGACGTGCGCAGCGTGTCGCCTGCCCAGTTGGCTGTGATTGCCAGCGCCATTCGCCAACAGGTTACTGGAGCATAATTAATGAAACTCACCCCAAACTACTATCGCGATCGCGTTTGTCTTAACGTTCTGGCTGGCTCTAGGGAAAACGCCCGTGATGTGTATGCAGCCGCTGAAGGCCACGTAGTGGTCGGCGTACTGTCAAAAAACTACCCTGACCTCGCCAGCGCTATTGCGGACATGACTAAGTACGCTAACGACATCGATAACGCCATTTCGGTGGGACTGGGCGCAGGCGATCCAAAACAGTCTGAGATGGTGTCGCAAATTTCTCGCGTCATTCAGCCACAGCACGTCAACCAAGTGTTTACCGGCGCGCCTATCAGCCGTGCGCTGTTGGGGCAAAACGAGACAGTGGTTAACGCCCTTGTTTCACCAACCGGTACTGTTGGTCAGGTGAAGATTTCTACTGGTCCTATTAGCTCAACGTTCCCAGATGCGATTATTCCGGTAGACACGGCGATTGCGATGCTGAAAGACATGGGTGCTAGCTCAATCAAGTTCTTCAACATGCGCGGTCTGGCCCATAAAGATGAATATATTCGTGTCGCTAAAGCCTGTGCTGAGCACCATTTTTATCTGGAGCCAACCGGCGGTATCGATCTGGATAACTTTGAAGAAATCCTGAAGATCGCACTAGACGCGGGCGTGGAAAAAGTCATACCACACGTCTATAGTTCTATTATTGACTCGGCGACGGGCAATACTCGACCAGAAGACGTAAAAACGCTGTTGGCTATTGTTAAAAGGCTTACCGCCTAACACAACGCTTTTACTGACATATGAAGCCTTTCATTAGGAAAGGCTTTTGTCACGTTCAGCGCATTATTTTTGTTCTCTCTGCGGGTTAAAAGGTGGTTTGTGGCGCTATTTCCTTATCAACGCCTTGCCTATTTATTTGATGCAATCCAGTCCGAAACGCTGCCTCAGGACGAACTGGCAAAGCGATTCAACGTTTCAACGCGAACGATACGCACTGACGTGTCGGCGCTGAACGACGTGCTGTCCGGATATGGAGCAACAATCGTTTACGATCGCGGCTTCGGCTATCGCCTGTCCGTGATAGACGCTCAGCGCTACAGCACACTGCCAACGCAAAATCATCAGGTAAAAACGATCCCTCGTTCCTCAAAAGAGCGAGTCGACGCGCTGCTGCTCAAGTTTTTATTAGCGCCGCTGCCGATGAAGCTGGACGATATTGCCGAAGAATGGTTTGTCAGCCGAGGAACGCTGCAGCACGATATGTCCACCGTTAGAGAGCTGCTGGAAAAGTATCAGATTGTATTGGATACCATACCGCGTCAGGGCATTAAGCTTGCCGGGGCGGAACAGGCGATTCGCGCCTGTATTACCGACATTCTGTGGCAGCAGTTTTCCAGTGAAAATGACCGCTCGCTAAACAGCTTCAAGCAGGACATTCTCACTAACATTGACCTCAGCTACATCGAGAAGGTTTTAGAAAACAGCGTAAGCCGCTTTGACATTCGCCTGACAAATGAAGGGCGGCAGTACCTGATTTTCAACTGTGCAGTGTCTATTCTGCGCATTACCCGCGGTCATGAAATGATTCATTACGCCACTGAAGGCATTGATGACGTTATCAAAAGCGCAGCATCGGAGATTGCCAAGGGATTTGACTACTTTCTCGGTGGACAGCTTTCAGGCGCTGAAGAGGCCTATCTTAGTGTCCAAATTTCTGCACAGCGTATCCCCAGCGGAGTTACTGAAAGCGTGCAGGATAGCGAGGTTAACAGCGATCGGCTGGTAGACTATATCCTCAGCTATATTAACGATTCCTATAACTACGACCTGCGCCGCGATGAAAAGCTAAGGTCGGATTTGTCTTCCCACTTGGCGGCGATGCTGACGCGCGTTCGCTATCAGCTCAATACGAAAAACCCGCTGCTGTCCGATATCAAGCAATACTATCCGTTTGCCTACGACGTTACGCTTAGCGCGATGGCGAACGTAGAGCCTCAGCTTCCCTACGCGATTAGTGAAGACGAGATGGGATATCTGGCGGTGCATATCGGGGTTGGTCTAGAGCGCAACTATAGCGCAGGATATACCCGCCACCCGCACGCACTGCTGGTGACGGATGCTGGAAATTCAACAATCCGCATGATAGAAGCCAAGATTGTGCGCGAATTTCCCCAGATGAAAGTGCAGCGCGTTGTTTCTCTGAGAGAGTATGAAGAGCTTGACAGCGTCGCTGAAGATTTTGTCGTTACCACGGTCAGGCTGACGGAAAAGAATAAGCCGATCGTTAAGATTGCGCCTTTCCCCACGCCGTATCAGATCGAACAAATAGGGCGGTTGGCGATGGTAGACCGCACCAAGCCCTATATTTTAGAGCGCTTTTTCGACGAGCGGCACTTTATGATCGTCAAAGGTAAAATGACTCAGGAAGCGCTGTTTAAGCAGGTGTGTAAAAAGCTGGAGGCGGACGGCTGCGTCACTAAGGACTTTTATCCGTCGCTGATCGAGAGAGAGTCTATTGTTTCCACCCTGTTGGGCGAGGGGATCGCGCTCCCTCACTCTTTAGGCCTGTTGGCGAATAAAACCGTCGTGGTAACCATTCTTGCTCCTAACGGCATCGAATGGGGCAGTGAAAAGAAAGAGGTCGCTAATGTTATTTTCCTGCTCGCTATCAGCAAGGCTGAGTATGAAGAAGCGATGGCTATCTATGACCTGTTTGTGACTTTTGTTCGTGAAAAGGCCACTAAGCGACTGCTGAACAGCAAAAGCTTTAATGACTTTCAGGCAATTGCGAAAGACAGTCTGGGCAGAAGCGCATAGCGTCATACTGTCATCGGTATCAGGCGGCTTTTGCCGCCTGATACCGATGACAAACCATACTAAATTAGCTTCAGCGGATATTCCGGCCGAAAATACGACCTACTTATATCGCTATTGTGCTTGGCCGGAAGAGAGCTTGTATTAGCTTTAGGAGTGCGTCGGGCATAGCCTTCCTACGGGCCGTTATGAAGCCCTTTCAGGGCCAGCGCAAGCGCTGTTCAAACCGGCAAAGCCGGTTTGTCGTTGGCTTACGCCAAGTCGACCCCAA
This DNA window, taken from Leminorella richardii, encodes the following:
- a CDS encoding BglG family transcription antiterminator; this encodes MALFPYQRLAYLFDAIQSETLPQDELAKRFNVSTRTIRTDVSALNDVLSGYGATIVYDRGFGYRLSVIDAQRYSTLPTQNHQVKTIPRSSKERVDALLLKFLLAPLPMKLDDIAEEWFVSRGTLQHDMSTVRELLEKYQIVLDTIPRQGIKLAGAEQAIRACITDILWQQFSSENDRSLNSFKQDILTNIDLSYIEKVLENSVSRFDIRLTNEGRQYLIFNCAVSILRITRGHEMIHYATEGIDDVIKSAASEIAKGFDYFLGGQLSGAEEAYLSVQISAQRIPSGVTESVQDSEVNSDRLVDYILSYINDSYNYDLRRDEKLRSDLSSHLAAMLTRVRYQLNTKNPLLSDIKQYYPFAYDVTLSAMANVEPQLPYAISEDEMGYLAVHIGVGLERNYSAGYTRHPHALLVTDAGNSTIRMIEAKIVREFPQMKVQRVVSLREYEELDSVAEDFVVTTVRLTEKNKPIVKIAPFPTPYQIEQIGRLAMVDRTKPYILERFFDERHFMIVKGKMTQEALFKQVCKKLEADGCVTKDFYPSLIERESIVSTLLGEGIALPHSLGLLANKTVVVTILAPNGIEWGSEKKEVANVIFLLAISKAEYEEAMAIYDLFVTFVREKATKRLLNSKSFNDFQAIAKDSLGRSA
- the dagF gene encoding 2-dehydro-3-deoxy-phosphogluconate aldolase — protein: MKLTPNYYRDRVCLNVLAGSRENARDVYAAAEGHVVVGVLSKNYPDLASAIADMTKYANDIDNAISVGLGAGDPKQSEMVSQISRVIQPQHVNQVFTGAPISRALLGQNETVVNALVSPTGTVGQVKISTGPISSTFPDAIIPVDTAIAMLKDMGASSIKFFNMRGLAHKDEYIRVAKACAEHHFYLEPTGGIDLDNFEEILKIALDAGVEKVIPHVYSSIIDSATGNTRPEDVKTLLAIVKRLTA
- a CDS encoding DgaE family pyridoxal phosphate-dependent ammonia lyase yields the protein MPSIYEKYQLREVINASGRMTILGVSTPKPEVANEVHFGLNQYFEMKDLVNKTGAYIAGLLGVEDAVVVSCASAGIAQSVAAVIVKDDADLLFNLHSSDKQVPREIVIPKGHNVNFGAPVDTMVSLGGGKVIEAGFANECSADQLEAKITSQTAAILYIKSHHTVQKSMLSVADAAAVAKRYCLPLIVDAAAEEDLKAYYAMGADLVIYSGAKAIEGPTSGLVIGKKQYVEWVKLQGNGIGRAMKVGKEGILGLTLAIELYLTSAKETGQEMVEKMTPFIDELNGIKGISAKVVWDGAGRDIARTEISFDEKVIGKTTVALMKALKQGSTAIYFREYKANEGKVEADVRSVSPAQLAVIASAIRQQVTGA
- a CDS encoding DUF4312 family protein; protein product: MKERLETSVRVSGRGDTKQKAIADALSAVQRTVLKESSNIILRIEPVDVEVVQATVKVTNEKFLFFFLPRKRELYSVVLDVALDVTLLNVQEIHFDAA
- a CDS encoding transcriptional antiterminator, with protein sequence MSNIRFDMSKDNLEPEEVTKTLLATIDDWLKEEGAYTTDVQGQMLASHVKAMVMRAKTGEPLPEVDRSLFEEISDESMRLAERAVDMLPGLPIEEAYLLSVHFEIARSNA
- a CDS encoding amidohydrolase/deacetylase family metallohydrolase — its product is MNDLIIRQARRTEGDVVDIVIHEGKISAVGPDVAKGQTAKKQIDLNGKYFISAGWIDAHTHCCPSSPIYFDEPDLAGAACGVTTVIDAGSVGADDVDSFFLQAKAAKTNVYSFLNIARIGIIAQNELSDMSKIDNDALQKAVKRHPDFVVGIKARMSKSVVGENGIKPLLAAKEMQKENGLPLMVHIGNNPPNLDEIADLLTKGDIITHCFNGKPNRILNEQGQLKESIKRALARGVILDVGHGGESFSFSVAEQAMKIGTYPDLISSDIYHKNRINGPVFSLAAVMTKFLCMGFSPKQIVDCVTVKAADLLRLKGKGRLTVGDDADITVFDIKEERVELSDAEGQVRTGTYRFIPLAAIVAGESIATKEGESDYAINL
- a CDS encoding SFCGS family glycine-rich protein, with product MKQVVVVIGDRLGKGQKVAAGVEAAGGKAIVIPGVAADMKLGDVMNAEKGDIGISFCGSGGAGAITAQNKYGYKVRHGMRSIEEGETALADGCTVLGFGFMDKEELGERLVKAFIKKYGEA
- the rluB gene encoding 23S rRNA pseudouridine(2605) synthase RluB; translated protein: MSEKLQKVLANSGHGSRRELETMIQAGRISVDGKIATLGDRVTVIPGMKVRIDGHIVAIRETEETICRVLAYYKPEGELCTRKDPEGRPTVFERLPKMRGARWIAVGRLDVNTSGLLLFTTDGELANRLMHPSQEVEREYAVRVFGKVDDEKLNSLKKGVQLEDGVASFRSISYQGGEGMNQWYNVTLTEGRNREVRRLWEAVEVQVSRLIRVRYGDLGLPKGLPRGGWIELDLDKVNYLRELVGLRAETETKLAPERDRRRTKANQIRRAVKKHSQRPSSRRGSTSRR
- a CDS encoding DUF4311 domain-containing protein, translating into MDASTTYSVFEILIKSLIIGGLCGFGLGAGAARMFHAPTVQGMGAFRTLGELNSCEGDPASHFSFGLGFFFNAWASSVAAGAFTQDVDHRIIPNWGAAALMIKNRNVAETLHNPKKMAIACGIIGALVVAFLNTTASAVPASLQTTATNVLVPAANLLVNTVMPVIFWLAAMDAGRRSGFWATLFGGCAQLIMGNAIPGLVLGILIGKGVDDNGWNKVTRTMMVAVILLFVLSGFFRGFDVKLLQSFMLGVPDWLQNVHNVLSGK
- a CDS encoding DUF4310 family protein, with the translated sequence MNTELKNDFWYAEWTFPLFVGLLSAGVFAGTHMYVVYGFGAFNEVAFVAMLRSGIDTGVYGAVAAFGASFLFARIIEGSLVGILDIGGAIQTGLGLGVPALLLAGGFDYLVTNFYAALVVGMVLGIAVGAVIILARKFTVGQGNSTFGADVMMGAGNTSGRFLGPLIILAAMAASIPIGIGSLIGSLIFYVWKKPVAGGAILGAMVFGYFFPLVAA